A genomic segment from Osmerus mordax isolate fOsmMor3 chromosome 5, fOsmMor3.pri, whole genome shotgun sequence encodes:
- the erlec1 gene encoding endoplasmic reticulum lectin 1 isoform X1, with the protein MDRLVFVVLGGLIEVCSGVSANRGGYQTFTDEIPFKINWPGSEFTLPSSGALYKDDDFVIMTTAEKEKYKCLLPSLSNGDKDEERDYTGPSPSALLEPLFKQSSCSYRIESYWTYEVCHGKHVRQYHEEKETGQKINVQEYFLGNMAGTDDTTEAEKMSELKSESGKVPTKNVEGQLMAFHRVWMGAGTPCLLRQGSPRSTSLLYVCHPEAKHEILSIAEVTTCEYEVVVLTPLLCSHPRYRFKSSPVNAIFCQALPGSPLRPFRLTKLDQEQRDLLRPPSSSSFSSSSSSSSSSSSSAAPDKEEEAESPVREEAFSSTHKPLVVGGQTQVTVGSTHISHLTDEQLIREFLSGSYCLHGGVGWWKYEFCYGRHVHQYHEDKEQGKSIVVVGSWSLEEHLDWAQRNVARSYQLKDNGQQKVKLVSHFYGHGDLCDLTGKPRQVIVKLKCKESESPHAVTVYMLEPQTCQYILGVESPVICKILDTADEQGLLSISS; encoded by the exons ATGGACCGGCTGGTGTTTGTGGTTCTCGGGGGTCTGATAGAGGTTTGCAGCGGTGTGTCCGCAAACAGAGGAGGGTATCAAACGTTCACAGATGAAATCCCATTTAAAATCAACTGGCCGGGATCAGAATTCACACTG CCATCATCGGGTGCACTCTACAAAGATGATGACTTTGTCATCATGACAACAgcggagaaagagaaatataaaTGTCTCCTTCCCTCGCTGTCCAATGGAGATAAG gatgaagagagggattaCACTGGTCCTAGTCCCAGTGCTCTCCTGGAACCTCTCTTCAAGCAGAGCAGCTGTTCATACAGG ATCGAGTCCTACTGGACGTACGAGGTGTGCCATGGGAAGCATGTGAGACAATACcatgaggagaaggagacagggcag AAGATCAACGTTCAGGAATACTTCCTGGGGAACATGGCCGGGACAGACGACACCACAG AAGCAGAGAAGATGTCTGAGCTGAAGTCAGAATCAGGGAAG GTGCCTACTAAGAACGTGGAGGGTCAGCTGATGGCGTTCCACCGCGTGTGGATGGGTGCGGGGACCCCGTGTCTGCTGAGGCAGGGTAGCCCGCGCTCCACCTCTctgctgtatgtgtgtcacCCCGAGGCCAAGCACGAGATCCTGTCCATCGCTGAGGTCACCACCTGCGAGTACGAAGTGGTGGTGCTCACgcccctgctctgctcccaccccagatacag GTTCAAGTCATCTCCGGTGAACGCCATCTTCTGCCAGGCGCTGCCAGGTTCTCCTCTCAGACCTTTCAGACTCACCAAGCTGGACCAGGAGCAAAGAGATCTGCTGcgaccgccctcctcctcctccttctcctcctcttcctcctcctcctcctcctcctcctcttccgctgcCCCAGACAAGGAG GAGGAGGCGGAGTCTCCAGTCAGAGAAGAGGCATTTAGCTCCACCCACAAGCCCTTGGTGGTGGGCGGGCAGACTCAGGTGACGGTAGGCTCCACCCACATCTCCCACCTGACAGATGAGCAGCTGATCAGGGAGTTTCTGAGTGGCTCCTACTGCCTGCATGGG ggGGTGGGTTGGTGGAAGTATGAGTTCTGCTACGGTAGACATGTACATCAGTACCACGAG GATAAGGAGCAGGGGAAGAGCATCGTGGTGGTGGGCAGCTGGAGTCTAGAGGAACATCTGGACTGGGCTCAGAGGAACGTAGCTCGCTCCTACCAGCTGAAGGACAACGGCCAGCAGAAAGTCAA GTTGGTGTCTCACTTCTACGGCCACGGGGACTTGTGTGACTTGACAGGGAAACCCAGACAGGTCATCGTCAAGCTGAA gtgtaagGAATCAGAGTCCCCTCATGCTGTAACAGTCTACATGCTGGAGCCTCAAACCTGCCAGTACATCCTAGGG GTGGAGTCTCCGGTCATCTGCAAGATCCTGGACACAGCTGACGAACAGGGCCTGCTGTCCATATCCAgttag
- the erlec1 gene encoding endoplasmic reticulum lectin 1 isoform X2: protein MDRLVFVVLGGLIEVCSGVSANRGGYQTFTDEIPFKINWPGSEFTLPSSGALYKDDDFVIMTTAEKEKYKCLLPSLSNGDKDEERDYTGPSPSALLEPLFKQSSCSYRIESYWTYEVCHGKHVRQYHEEKETGQINVQEYFLGNMAGTDDTTEAEKMSELKSESGKVPTKNVEGQLMAFHRVWMGAGTPCLLRQGSPRSTSLLYVCHPEAKHEILSIAEVTTCEYEVVVLTPLLCSHPRYRFKSSPVNAIFCQALPGSPLRPFRLTKLDQEQRDLLRPPSSSSFSSSSSSSSSSSSSAAPDKEEEAESPVREEAFSSTHKPLVVGGQTQVTVGSTHISHLTDEQLIREFLSGSYCLHGGVGWWKYEFCYGRHVHQYHEDKEQGKSIVVVGSWSLEEHLDWAQRNVARSYQLKDNGQQKVKLVSHFYGHGDLCDLTGKPRQVIVKLKCKESESPHAVTVYMLEPQTCQYILGVESPVICKILDTADEQGLLSISS from the exons ATGGACCGGCTGGTGTTTGTGGTTCTCGGGGGTCTGATAGAGGTTTGCAGCGGTGTGTCCGCAAACAGAGGAGGGTATCAAACGTTCACAGATGAAATCCCATTTAAAATCAACTGGCCGGGATCAGAATTCACACTG CCATCATCGGGTGCACTCTACAAAGATGATGACTTTGTCATCATGACAACAgcggagaaagagaaatataaaTGTCTCCTTCCCTCGCTGTCCAATGGAGATAAG gatgaagagagggattaCACTGGTCCTAGTCCCAGTGCTCTCCTGGAACCTCTCTTCAAGCAGAGCAGCTGTTCATACAGG ATCGAGTCCTACTGGACGTACGAGGTGTGCCATGGGAAGCATGTGAGACAATACcatgaggagaaggagacagggcag ATCAACGTTCAGGAATACTTCCTGGGGAACATGGCCGGGACAGACGACACCACAG AAGCAGAGAAGATGTCTGAGCTGAAGTCAGAATCAGGGAAG GTGCCTACTAAGAACGTGGAGGGTCAGCTGATGGCGTTCCACCGCGTGTGGATGGGTGCGGGGACCCCGTGTCTGCTGAGGCAGGGTAGCCCGCGCTCCACCTCTctgctgtatgtgtgtcacCCCGAGGCCAAGCACGAGATCCTGTCCATCGCTGAGGTCACCACCTGCGAGTACGAAGTGGTGGTGCTCACgcccctgctctgctcccaccccagatacag GTTCAAGTCATCTCCGGTGAACGCCATCTTCTGCCAGGCGCTGCCAGGTTCTCCTCTCAGACCTTTCAGACTCACCAAGCTGGACCAGGAGCAAAGAGATCTGCTGcgaccgccctcctcctcctccttctcctcctcttcctcctcctcctcctcctcctcctcttccgctgcCCCAGACAAGGAG GAGGAGGCGGAGTCTCCAGTCAGAGAAGAGGCATTTAGCTCCACCCACAAGCCCTTGGTGGTGGGCGGGCAGACTCAGGTGACGGTAGGCTCCACCCACATCTCCCACCTGACAGATGAGCAGCTGATCAGGGAGTTTCTGAGTGGCTCCTACTGCCTGCATGGG ggGGTGGGTTGGTGGAAGTATGAGTTCTGCTACGGTAGACATGTACATCAGTACCACGAG GATAAGGAGCAGGGGAAGAGCATCGTGGTGGTGGGCAGCTGGAGTCTAGAGGAACATCTGGACTGGGCTCAGAGGAACGTAGCTCGCTCCTACCAGCTGAAGGACAACGGCCAGCAGAAAGTCAA GTTGGTGTCTCACTTCTACGGCCACGGGGACTTGTGTGACTTGACAGGGAAACCCAGACAGGTCATCGTCAAGCTGAA gtgtaagGAATCAGAGTCCCCTCATGCTGTAACAGTCTACATGCTGGAGCCTCAAACCTGCCAGTACATCCTAGGG GTGGAGTCTCCGGTCATCTGCAAGATCCTGGACACAGCTGACGAACAGGGCCTGCTGTCCATATCCAgttag
- the gpr75 gene encoding probable G-protein coupled receptor 75, which yields MNASLPPPGLLVPPQPALNTSSDPHSSPRWELIHTATLTACSFLLLLIFILGSYGNLVVFLSFFDPAFRKFRTNFDFLILNLSVCDLFLCCAGAPMFALVLFLDGGGGVSQGFCFAFQLSSSGFVLVSLETVAVIALHRLRVVLGQQPYRSASPPCTLALTALLWASSFTMATLLTLRAYARRDGPCLPHLGPAGARARVVLYVYLADFAFCVAVVTVSYLMIARTLRKNARVRRCPVIAVDATRPPAPLVVAGFEGVQVPSLYRNQSYNKLQHVQTHPLPPRVTPVPGAAQGATCCQLVSSVNLASAKDSRAVSTCVVIVCCVLLCCLPMGVALAQDVLGPRSSSAHLQLELCSLALILLKSGINPFVYSRNSAGLRRRVLCCLQWVALVFLCCKHKTRLHAMGKGSLEANRNKSSHHETNSAYVLSPKPQRRLVDQACGPSQSREPAGSPRTTGGRRPRPPSTSTPINTRIEPYYSIYNSSPSAGPSSPSTLQPNSNPAFSLAKSYVALHYHTHQDALQDRESSTVHQIPIPSV from the coding sequence ATGaacgcctccctcccccccccaggtctgCTGGTGCCCCCCCAACCCGCCCTCAACACCAGCTCcgacccccactcctccccccgctGGGAGCTGATCCACACCGCAACCCTGACGGcctgctccttcctcctcctcctcatcttcatcctagGTTCCTACGGTAACCTGGTGgtgtttctctccttcttcgACCCTGCGTTCCGGAAGTTCCGCACCAACTTTGACTTCCTGATCCTGAACCTGTCTGTGTGCGACCTGTTCCTGTGCTGCGCCGGGGCGCCAATGTTCGCCCTCGTCCTTTTCCTGGACGGAGGGGGCGGAGTCTCCCAGGGCTTCTGCTTCGCCTTCCAGCTCAGCAGCTCTGGCTTCGTCCTGGTCTCCCTGGAGACGGTGGCGGTGATCGCGCTGCACAGGCTGCGCGTGGTCCTGGGGCAGCAGCCGTACCGCTCCGCCTCCCCGCCCTGCACCCTGGCCCTCACCGCCCTGCTGTGGGCCTCCAGCTTCACCATGGCCACGCTGCTCACCCTCAGGGCGTACGCCCGGAGGGACGGGCCCTGCCTGCCGCACCTGGGCCCGGCGGGGGCGCGCGCCCGCGTGGTGCTGTACGTCTACCTGGCCGACTTCGCCTTCTGCGTGGCCGTGGTGACCGTCTCGTACCTGATGATCGCTCGGACGCTGAGGAAGAACGCGCGGGTGAGGAGGTGCCCGGTGATCGCGGTGGACGCCACGCGGCCCCCCGCCCCGCTGGTGGTCGCTGGCTTCGAGGGCGTCCAGGTGCCGTCGCTTTACCGCAACCAGAGTTACAACAAACTGCAGCACGTCCAGACGCACCCGCTCCCCCCCCGCGTCACGCCAGTGCCGGGCGCCGCCCAGGGCGCCACCTGCTGCCAGCTGGTCTCCTCCGTCAACCTGGCCTCGGCCAAGGACTCGCGCGCGGTGAGCACGTGTGTGGTGATTGTGTGCTGCGTGCTGCTGTGCTGCCTCCCCATGGGCGTGGCGCTGGCGCAGGACGTGCTGGGCCCACGCAGCAGCTCAGCCCACCTGCAGCTGGAGCTCTGCAGCCTGGCGCTCATCCTGCTCAAGTCGGGCATCAACCCGTTTGTCTACTCCCGGAACAGCGCCGGGCTGCGGCGCCGGGTGCTCTGCTGCCTCCAGTGGGTGGCGCTGGTGTTCCTCTGCTGCAAGCACAAGACCCGTCTGCACGCCATGGGCAAGGGCAGCCTGGAGGCCAACAGGAACAAGTCGTCTCACCACGAGACCAACTCTGCGTATGTGCTGTCGCCCAAGCCCCAGCGCAGGCTGGTGGACCAGGCCTGCGGGCCCAGCCAGTCCAGAGAGCCTGCAGGGAGCCCCCGTACCACCGGGGGGCGCCGCCCGCGGCCGCCcagcacctccacccccatcaaCACGCGCATCGAGCCCTACTACAGCATCTACAACAGCAGCCCCTCGGCCGGCCCCAGCTCCCCCAGCACCCTGCAGCCCAACAGCAACCCAGCCTTCAGCCTCGCCAAATCCTACGTGGCACTGCACTACCACACCCACCAGGACGCCCTGCAGGACCGTGAGAGCAGCACAGTGCACCAGATCCCCATCCCATCTGTTTAA